In Herbinix luporum, a single window of DNA contains:
- the rpsS gene encoding 30S ribosomal protein S19, with amino-acid sequence MARSLKKGPFADDHLLKKVEELNKSGDKTVIKTWSRRSTIFPQMVGHTIAVHDGRRHVPVYITEDMVGHKLGEFVATRTYRGHGKDEKKAGRK; translated from the coding sequence ATGGCTCGTTCACTTAAAAAAGGACCATTTGCTGACGATCATTTACTGAAAAAGGTAGAAGAGCTCAATAAATCCGGTGACAAGACTGTTATAAAGACTTGGTCACGCCGTTCTACCATTTTCCCACAGATGGTTGGTCATACAATTGCGGTTCATGATGGAAGAAGACATGTTCCTGTATATATAACTGAAGATATGGTTGGACATAAACTGGGTGAGTTTGTTGCTACCAGAACCTATAGAGGACATGGTAAAGACGAGAAGAAAGCCGGTAGAAAATAA
- the rplV gene encoding 50S ribosomal protein L22, whose amino-acid sequence MAKGHRSQIKRERNEVKDNRAKAKLSYARVSVQKACFVLDAIRGKDVKTALGILAYSPRYASTLIEKLLKSAIANAEVKNMDPDKLYIEECYANQGPIMKRIQPRARGTAYRIEKRMCHITIVLNER is encoded by the coding sequence ATGGCAAAAGGACATAGATCCCAAATTAAAAGAGAAAGAAACGAAGTAAAAGACAACAGAGCAAAAGCTAAATTATCCTATGCCAGAGTGTCTGTTCAAAAAGCTTGTTTTGTATTAGATGCTATTCGTGGTAAAGATGTAAAAACAGCACTTGGTATTTTAGCATATAGTCCAAGATACGCTTCCACTTTAATTGAGAAGCTGTTAAAGTCAGCAATTGCAAATGCTGAGGTTAAAAATATGGATCCAGACAAATTATATATAGAAGAGTGTTATGCTAACCAGGGTCCAATTATGAAGAGAATTCAACCAAGAGCACGTGGCACCGCTTATCGTATCGAAAAGAGAATGTGCCATATCACAATTGTGCTTAATGAAAGATAA
- the rpsC gene encoding 30S ribosomal protein S3, protein MGQKVNPHGLRVGIINDWDSRWYAEADFADNLVEDYKIRTYLKKKLYNAGVSKIEIERASDRLKLIIYTAMPGKVIGRGGSEIDKLKVEIQKFTDKRLNIEIKEVKRPDLNAQLVAENIASQLENRISFRRAMKSTMARTMKAGAKGIKASVGGRLGGADIARTEFYSEGTIPLQTLRADIDYGFAEADTTFGKLGVKVWIYHGEVLPKKGAKKEGSDK, encoded by the coding sequence ATGGGACAAAAGGTTAATCCTCACGGCTTAAGAGTCGGTATAATTAATGATTGGGATTCTAGATGGTATGCTGAAGCTGATTTTGCCGATAATCTGGTAGAAGATTATAAAATCAGAACATATCTCAAGAAGAAATTATACAACGCAGGTGTGTCCAAGATTGAAATAGAAAGAGCATCTGATCGTTTAAAGTTAATTATTTATACCGCAATGCCGGGTAAGGTTATCGGTAGAGGCGGAAGCGAGATAGATAAGCTAAAAGTAGAAATCCAGAAGTTTACGGACAAGAGATTAAATATAGAAATAAAGGAAGTTAAAAGACCGGATTTAAATGCTCAGCTTGTAGCAGAAAACATTGCATCCCAGCTTGAGAATCGTATTTCCTTTAGAAGAGCTATGAAGTCCACAATGGCAAGAACCATGAAGGCAGGAGCTAAGGGTATCAAGGCTTCAGTTGGTGGACGTTTAGGTGGTGCAGATATTGCCCGTACAGAATTTTACAGTGAAGGAACCATTCCTCTACAGACACTCCGTGCGGATATAGATTATGGTTTTGCAGAAGCTGATACTACATTCGGTAAGCTTGGTGTCAAGGTTTGGATTTATCATGGTGAAGTGCTTCCCAAAAAAGGAGCAAAAAAGGAAGGGAGCGATAAATAA
- the rplP gene encoding 50S ribosomal protein L16: MLMPKRVKHRKQFRGRMTGKATRGNTLAHGDYGIVALEPAWIRSNQIEAARVAMTRFTKRGGKVWIKIFPDKPVTSKPAETRMGSGKGSLEYWVAVVKPGRVMFEIAGIPEETAREALRLAMHKLPVKCKIVSRADLEGGEDNEN; this comes from the coding sequence ATGTTAATGCCAAAAAGAGTTAAACATCGTAAGCAGTTCCGTGGCAGAATGACCGGAAAGGCTACCAGGGGTAATACCCTTGCTCATGGTGATTATGGTATTGTTGCCTTAGAGCCCGCTTGGATTAGATCAAACCAAATCGAGGCGGCCCGTGTTGCTATGACTCGTTTTACAAAGCGTGGCGGTAAGGTATGGATTAAAATATTCCCGGATAAACCGGTAACATCTAAACCTGCTGAAACTCGTATGGGTTCCGGTAAGGGATCATTAGAATATTGGGTAGCAGTTGTTAAACCGGGACGCGTTATGTTTGAAATTGCCGGAATTCCTGAAGAAACTGCTAGGGAGGCGTTACGTCTTGCTATGCATAAATTACCGGTAAAATGTAAAATAGTATCGCGTGCAGACTTAGAAGGCGGTGAAGACAATGAAAACTAA
- the rpmC gene encoding 50S ribosomal protein L29 produces MKTKKYVEDLRTKSIADLNEELVAAKKELFNLRFQNATNQLDNTSRIKEVRKNIARIQTVISEMKKASK; encoded by the coding sequence ATGAAAACTAAAAAGTATGTAGAAGATTTAAGAACAAAATCCATTGCAGATTTAAATGAAGAGTTAGTAGCTGCGAAGAAGGAGCTTTTCAACCTTAGATTCCAAAATGCAACCAATCAGTTGGATAATACTAGTAGAATCAAGGAAGTTAGAAAAAACATAGCTAGAATTCAGACTGTTATTTCAGAGATGAAGAAGGCTTCCAAATAA
- the rpsQ gene encoding 30S ribosomal protein S17 produces MERNLRKVRIGKVVSDKMDKTIVVAIVDNVKHPLYGKIVKRTYKLKAHDENNECKIGDRVKVMETRPLSKDKRWRLVEIIEKAK; encoded by the coding sequence ATGGAAAGGAATTTGAGAAAAGTACGGATCGGTAAAGTTGTCAGTGACAAGATGGATAAGACCATTGTAGTTGCAATCGTTGATAATGTAAAACATCCGTTATATGGTAAGATCGTAAAAAGAACCTATAAATTAAAGGCTCATGATGAAAATAATGAATGCAAAATCGGTGACCGTGTAAAAGTTATGGAGACAAGACCTTTGTCAAAGGACAAGAGATGGAGACTTGTTGAAATAATCGAAAAGGCAAAATAA
- the rplN gene encoding 50S ribosomal protein L14: protein MIQVESRLKVADNTGAKELLCIRVLGGTGRRYANIGDIIVASVKDATPGGVVKKGDVVKAVVVRTVKGARRKDGSYIRFDENAAVIIKDDNNPRGTRIFGPVARELREKHFMKIVSLAPEVL from the coding sequence ATGATACAGGTTGAATCAAGACTGAAAGTCGCCGATAACACCGGTGCAAAAGAATTGCTTTGTATCAGAGTATTAGGCGGAACAGGCAGAAGATATGCCAACATTGGCGATATCATTGTTGCTTCGGTTAAAGATGCAACACCTGGTGGTGTTGTTAAGAAGGGCGATGTTGTCAAAGCTGTTGTGGTACGTACCGTCAAGGGCGCACGCCGCAAAGACGGATCATATATTAGATTTGATGAAAATGCTGCTGTAATTATCAAAGATGACAATAATCCAAGAGGAACCCGTATCTTTGGACCGGTAGCGAGAGAATTAAGAGAGAAACATTTCATGAAAATAGTTTCTTTAGCACCAGAAGTATTATAA
- the rplX gene encoding 50S ribosomal protein L24, with translation MATTKIKKGDNVKVIAGKDKGKEGKVLEVRNGKVIVEGVNMISKHTKPNQANPKGGIVRQEAPIDASNVMYVHKGKVTRVGFKFVEGKNGLKKVRIAKSTGEVID, from the coding sequence GTGGCAACGACGAAAATAAAGAAGGGTGATAACGTTAAAGTTATTGCCGGTAAAGATAAAGGTAAAGAGGGCAAAGTACTTGAAGTAAGAAACGGTAAAGTTATCGTTGAAGGTGTAAACATGATCTCCAAGCACACCAAGCCCAACCAGGCAAATCCTAAGGGTGGTATCGTCCGCCAGGAAGCGCCTATTGATGCTTCGAATGTTATGTATGTTCATAAAGGAAAAGTAACCAGAGTTGGTTTTAAGTTCGTAGAAGGTAAAAATGGCCTTAAGAAAGTACGTATTGCTAAATCAACCGGCGAGGTTATTGACTAA
- the rplE gene encoding 50S ribosomal protein L5 produces MARLKDFYYNEIVPGMIKKFGYKNALEVPKLDKIVINMGVGEAKENAKVLESAVKDLEIIAGQKPVITKAKKSVANFKLREGMSIGCKVTLRGEKMYDFADRLINLALPRVRDFRGVNPNAFDGRGNYALGIKEQLIFPEIDYDKVDKVRGMDIIFVTTAKTDEEARELLTGFGMPFRK; encoded by the coding sequence GTGGCTCGACTAAAAGATTTTTATTATAATGAAATCGTTCCTGGCATGATAAAGAAATTCGGATACAAGAATGCTTTAGAAGTGCCGAAGCTTGATAAAATCGTCATCAACATGGGTGTTGGTGAGGCAAAGGAAAATGCCAAAGTATTAGAGTCCGCAGTTAAAGACTTAGAGATTATCGCAGGTCAGAAACCGGTAATTACTAAGGCTAAGAAATCAGTTGCCAACTTTAAACTTAGGGAAGGCATGTCAATTGGATGTAAAGTAACCTTACGTGGCGAAAAAATGTATGATTTTGCTGATCGTTTGATTAACCTGGCACTACCTAGAGTTCGTGACTTTAGAGGTGTTAACCCCAATGCTTTTGACGGCAGAGGAAATTATGCCCTCGGTATTAAAGAGCAATTAATCTTCCCTGAAATTGACTATGATAAGGTGGACAAAGTAAGAGGTATGGATATTATCTTTGTTACCACAGCCAAAACAGATGAAGAGGCTCGTGAACTGTTAACAGGGTTTGGAATGCCATTTAGAAAGTAA
- a CDS encoding type Z 30S ribosomal protein S14, with the protein MAKKSMIVKQQRKQKFSTREYNRCRICGRPHAYLRKYGICRICFRELAYKGQIPGVKKASW; encoded by the coding sequence ATGGCTAAAAAGTCAATGATAGTAAAGCAACAGCGTAAACAAAAATTCTCCACAAGAGAATATAACCGTTGCAGAATATGTGGCCGTCCCCATGCATATTTGAGAAAATATGGAATCTGCAGAATATGTTTTCGCGAATTAGCATATAAAGGACAGATACCAGGCGTTAAAAAAGCAAGCTGGTAA
- the rpsH gene encoding 30S ribosomal protein S8 codes for MTMSDPIADMLTRIRNANTAKHDTVDVPASKMKIAIADILLREGYIKNYEIEEVGNFKTIHITLKYGKDKNTKIITGLKRISKPGLRVYASKDQLPKVLGGLGIAIISTNKGVLTDREAREQNVGGEVLAFVW; via the coding sequence ATGACAATGAGCGATCCAATTGCAGATATGCTTACAAGAATTCGTAATGCAAATACTGCAAAACATGATACAGTTGATGTACCTGCTTCTAAGATGAAAATTGCCATCGCGGATATCCTATTAAGGGAAGGATATATCAAGAATTACGAAATTGAAGAAGTCGGAAATTTTAAAACAATCCATATCACTTTAAAATATGGTAAAGATAAAAACACTAAGATTATAACCGGACTTAAGAGAATATCAAAACCGGGCCTTCGTGTTTATGCTAGTAAAGACCAGCTTCCAAAGGTACTTGGCGGCTTAGGAATTGCTATTATTTCAACAAATAAAGGTGTGCTGACCGATAGGGAAGCAAGAGAACAAAATGTAGGCGGAGAGGTTCTTGCATTTGTATGGTAA